A window from Podospora bellae-mahoneyi strain CBS 112042 chromosome 1 map unlocalized CBS112042p_1, whole genome shotgun sequence encodes these proteins:
- the RPO21 gene encoding DNA-directed RNA polymerase II subunit RPB1 (EggNog:ENOG503NWQ7; COG:K), with translation MANLIFAHSSAPLRTIQEIQFGLLSPDEIKAMSVAHIVYPETMDETRTKPRDGGLNDPLLGSVDRQFKCKTCTENMSECPGHFGHIELARPVYHPGFIKRTKKLLEIVCHNCSKVLADRSDPAYAAAMKIRDPKTRFKRVWDICKAKRVCDNLAPQKPEDGSYDPNAGPADGGHGGCGNTQPVVRQQALTLYAMVEHKDDEGVKTKEKKVLTPEMTLNIFRRMSEDEMVDIGLNISQARPEWMIITVLPVPPPPVRPSISMDGTGTGMRNEDDLTYKLGDIIRANGNVRQAISEGSPQHIITDYENLLQYHVATYMDNDIAGQPQALQKSGRPVKAIRARLKGKEGRLRGNLMGKRVDFSARTVITGDANISLDEVGVPRSIARTLTFPETVTPYNIEKLTGYVKNGPNEHPGAKYVIRSDGTRIDLRHHKRAGALQLEYGWKVERHLIDGDFIIFNRQPSLHKESMMGHRVRVMPYSTFRLNLSVTSPYNADFDGDEMNLHVPQTEETRAEVKELCMVPLNIVSPQRNGPLMGIVQDTLAGVYKLTRRDTFLTKEQVMDVMMWVPDWDGVIPLPAIWKPRPRWTGKQIISMVIPSIINLAMGADGEERDAPLKDEGLLIQQGQLIYGLLTKKSVGAAGGGIIHLCYNELGPSGAMDFLNGCQRVVNYWLLHCGHSIGIGDTIPDDKTIELIEKHINDEKAVVAKLTKMATENQLEALPGMNVRETFENKVSAALNTARDKAGTSTEKSLKDLNNAVTMARSGSKGSSINISQMTALVGQQIVEGKRIPFGFKYRTLPHFTKDDYSPEARGFVENSYLRGLTPSEFFFHAMAGREGLIDTAVKTAETGYIQRRLVKALEDAEAHYDGTVRNSLGDIIQFVYGEDGLDGIAIEKQKVDHMNLNNAKFDKRFRLDVMDETSSAAALDALEYGREMVSDPAVQSLLDEEYEQLLADRKQVREINRKKKDDDSMQLPLNIGRIIDTAKKLFKVDSTQRSDLTPKDVIPAVQALLARMVVVRGDDELSREADYNATILFKIQIRSRLAFKRLAVEQRLNKLAFDHVLGELENRWSRSMVSPGEMVGVLAAQSIGEPATQMTLNTFHFAGVSSKNVTLGVPRLKEILNVAKDIKTPSMVVYLDKERATQEDAKSMRNLVEHTSLRSVTAMTEIYYDPDITSTVIPEDFDLVESYFLIPDTSDSQPIDSQSRWLLRIMLDRQKMLDKGLRVEDVAAAIKQEYKKDVAVIFSDNNAEEMVVRIRVIRQNDDKDADGNTIIEDDVMLKRLEKHLLDSCTLRGVEGIERAFLNKTARLLELPDGSQTANKDKEPACEEWYLDTQGTALREVLTVEGVDTTRTYTNDLYQVVDVFGIEAARSALMAELTQVLAFDGSYVNHRHLALLVDVMTYRGSIAAVTRHGINRADTGALMRCSFEETVEILLEAAAVGELDDCRGISENVMLGQMAPMGTGHFEVLLDPKMLETVISDNSRMGLMAGMTIKGNQLEGAATPYDTGSPMADNGYLGGSYSPTMGNFSPIVGNESGGPPGFASEYGGGGYGSSSVNPYATSPGRPTSPFTTSPTSPFSYGYSPTSPAAGYSPTSPLIDAGGRFASSPQFSPSSPSFSPTSPMLRPGSPTSPSYSPTSPSYSPASPAATRHYSPTSPAQFQSPTSPSYSPTSPSYSPASPAFQATSPSYSPASPNWSPTSPDAYSPTSPTFQRSPGQQMSPTSPGYSPTSPSFSPRTPGRAAGSGGDQYSPTSPTND, from the exons ATGGCGAACCTTATCTTCGCTCACTCGAGCGCGCCGCTCCGGACAATTCAGGAGATCCAGTTTGGTCTGCTGTCGCCGGATGAAATCAAGGCCATGAGCGTAGCCCACATCGTCTATCCTGAGACTATGGATGAGACGAGAACCAAGCCACGCGATGGTGGTCTCAACGACCCTCTACTCGGCTCAGTAGACCGACAATTCAAATGCAAGACATGTACCGAAAACATGTCAGAATGCCCAGGGCATTTCGGACACATCGAACTGGCCCGCCCAGTCTACCATCCAGGATTCATCAAACGGACAAAGAAATTGCTGGAAATCGTCTGCCATAACTGTAGCAAGGTTTTGGCTGATAGA AGTGATCCTGCTTACGCCGCGGCTATGAAGATTCGTGACCCCAAAACTCGCTTCAAGCGTGTGTGGGACATCTGCAAAGCAAAGCGCGTTTGCGATAACCTTGCGCCGCAGAAACCCGAAGATGGCTCGTATGATCCCAACGCGGGCCCAGCTGATGGTGGTCACGGAGGTTGCGGCAATACTCAGCCCGTTGTGCGTCAGCAGGCTCTGACTCTGTATGCCATGGTCGAGCACAAGGACGACGAAGGTGTGAagaccaaggagaagaaggttctTACACCCGAGATGACTCTCAACATCTTCCGTCGGATGTCAGAGGACGAGATGGTCGATATCGGTCTCAACATTTCCCAAGCCCGTCCCGAGTGGATGATCATCACAGTTCTTCCCGTGCCCCCGCCGCCAGTGCGTCCTAGCATTTCTATGGACGGTACTGGCACCGGTATGCGCAACGAAGACGATTTGACGTACAAACTTGGCGATATCATTCGCGCCAACGGCAACGTTAGACAGGCCATCTCAGAAGGCTCCCCCCAGCACATCATCACGGATTATGAGAATCTTCTCCAATACCACGTCGCCACCTATATGGACAACGACATTGCTGGTCAGCCACAAGCTCTGCAAAAGAGCGGCCGTCCAGTGAAAGCCATCCGCGCGCGTCTCAAGGGCAAAGAAGGTCGTCTGAGAGGTAACTTGATGGGAAAGCGAGTCGACTTCTCGGCCCGCACTGTCATCACGGGTGATGCCAACATTTCTCTGGATGAAGTCGGTGTCCCACGCAGCATTGCTCgcaccctcaccttccccgAGACCGTCACTCCCTACAACATTGAGAAGCTGACCGGCTATGTCAAAAATGGGCCGAACGAACATCCCGGTGCCAAGTACGTAATCAGGTCGGACGGGACGCGCATCGATCTTCGCCATCACAAGCGTGCGGGAGCTCTGCAACTGGAGTATGGGTGGAAAGTCGAGCGTCATTTGATCGACGGTGACTTTATCATCTTCAACCGTCAGCCCTCTCTCCACAAGGAGTCCATGATGGGTCACAGAGTGCGCGTCATGCCCTACTCTACTTTCCGCCTGAATTTGTCCGTCACATCGCCCTACAACGCCGATTTCGACGGTGATGAAATGAACTTGCACGTTCCGCAGACCGAGGAGACACGTGCTGAAGTCAAGGAGCTGTGCATGGTTCCTCTCAACATCGTCTCTCCCCAGCGTAACGGCCCGCTCATGGGTATCGTCCAGGATACACTGGCCGGCGTATACAAGCTCACTCGTCGCgacaccttcctcaccaaagAACAGGTGATGGACGTCATGATGTGGGTCCCAGACTGGGATGGAGTCATTCCCCTTCCTGCTATCTGGAAGCCTAGGCCCCGGTGGACTGGCAAGCAGATCATCAGCATGGTGATTCCCAGCATTATCAACCTTGCCATGGGTGCCGATGGCGAAGAGAGGGACGCCCCGCTTAAGGACGAGGGTCTCCTGATTCAGCAAGGTCAGCTCATCTACGGCTTGCTCACCAAGAAGAGTGtcggtgctgctggaggcggcATCATTCATCTGTGCTACAACGAGTTGGGCCCCTCCGGTGCCATGGACTTCTTGAACGGGTGCCAGAGAGTTGTTAACTATTGGCTTCTCCACTGCGGCCACAGCATTGGTATCGGTGACACCATTCCCGATGACAAGACCATTGAGCTCATTGAAAAGCACATCAATGACGAGAAGGCCGTGGTCGCCAAGCTTACCAAGATGGCCACTGAAAACCAGCTCGAGGCTCTCCCGGGTATGAACGTCCGTGAGACGTTCGAGAACAAGGTGTCGGCTGCCTTGAATACGGCTCGTGACAAGGCCGGTACGTCTACCGAGAAGAGTTTGAAGGATCTCAACAACGCCGTCACCATGGCTCGTTCGGGTTCCAAGGGCTCTTCCATCAATATCTCCCAAATGACAGCGTTGGTCGGTCAGCAGATTGTCGAAGGAAAGCGCATTCCCTTCGGCTTCAAATACCGCACCCTTCCTCATTTCACCAAGGATGATTACTCCCCCGAGGCTCGCGGTTTCGTCGAGAACTCGTATCTCCGTGGCTTGACTCCTTCGGAATTTTTCTTCCACGCCATGGCTGGTAGAGAAGGTTTGATCGATACTGCAGTCAAGACAGCCGAGACCGGTTACATTCAGCGTCGCTTGGTCAAGGCTCTTGAAGACGCTGAGGCGCATTACGATGGCACGGTGCGCAACTCGCTGGGTGATATCATTCAGTTCGTGTACGGTGAGGATGGCCTTGATGGTATTGCCATTGAAAAGCAGAAGGTCGACCACATGAACTTGAACAACGCCAAGTTCGACAAGCGCTTCCGTCTCGACGTGATGGACGAGACAAGCTCTGCTGCCGCTCTGGACGCCCTGGAATATGGCCGAGAGATGGTCAGCGATCCTGCCGTCCAGTCGCTTTTGGATGAGGAATATGAGCAGCTTCTTGCCGACCGGAAGCAAGTCCGTGAAATCAACCGCAAGAAAAAGGACGATGACAGCATGCAGCTGCCTCTCAACATTGGCCGTATTATTGATACTGCCAAGAAGCTCTTCAAGGTTGACAGCACCCAGCGCAGCGACCTGACTCCCAAGGATGTCATTCCTGCTGTGCAGGCCTTGCTTGCTCGCATGGTGGTAGTTAGAGGCGACGATGAATTGTCCAGAGAAGCTGATTACAACGCCACCATTCTCTTCAAGATTCAGATTCGCTCTCGTCTTGCGTTCAAGCGCCTGGCTGTTGAGCAGCGGCTCAACAAGCTCGCCTTCGACCATGTTCTTGGTGAGCTCGAAAACCGTTGGTCCCGGTCCATGGTCTCTCCTGGTGAGATGGTTGGCGTGTTGGCTGCCCAGTCCATTGGTGAGCCTGCCACCCAGATGACGTTGAACACCTTCCATTTCGCCGGTGTTTCTTCTAAGAACGTCACCCTCGGTGTACCGCGTCTCAAGGAAATCCTCAACGTTGCCAAGGACATCAAGACTCCGTCCATGGTTGTCTACCTTGACAAGGAGAGAGCTACGCAAGAAGACGCCAAGTCGATGCGTAACTTGGTTGAGCACACCAGTCTGAGATCCGTCACAGCCATGACTGAGATCTACTACGACCCCGATATCACTTCCACTGTCATCCCCGAGGATTTCGATCTCGTCGAGTCCTACTTCCTTATTCCCGACACCTCTGACTCGCAGCCCATCGATAGTCAATCCCGCTGGCTACTCAGAATCATGCTCGATCGTCAAAAGATGCTTGACAAGGGCTTGCGTGTGGAGGATGTTGCCGCTGCTATCAAACAGGAGTACAAGAAGGATGTCGCGGTTATTTTCAGTGACAACAACGCCGAGGAGATGGTTGTTCGTATCCGCGTCATTCGCCAGAACGATGACAAGGATGCTGACGGTAACACTATCATCGAGGATGACGTTATGCTGAAGCGTCTGGAGAAGCATCTGCTTGACTCTTGTACCCTCCGTGGCGTTGAAGGCATCGAGCGTGCTTTCCTGAACAAGACCGCCAGATTACTCGAACTCCCCGACGGATCGCAAACGGccaacaaggacaaggagccAGCCTGCGAGGAGTGGTATCTTGATACCCAGGGTACGGCCCTTAGAGAGGTCTTGAcggttgagggtgttgacaCTACTCGCACCTACACCAACGACTTGTACCAGGTTGTCGATGTGTTTGGAATCGAAGCTGCTCGCTCGGCTCTCATGGCTGAGTTGACGCAAGTGCTTGCCTTCGACGGTTCCTATGTCAATCATCGCCATTTGGCTCTATTGGTCGATGTCATGACCTATCGCGGCAGCATTGCTGCCGTTACTCGTCATGGTATCAATCGCGCTGATACTGGTGCGCTCATGCGTTGTTCTTTCGAGGAGACTGTCGAGATTCTTCTCGAAGCCGCTGCGGTTGGTGAGCTTGACGACTGCCGCGGTATTTCCGAGAACGTCATGCTTGGTCAGATGGCGCCCATGGGTACTGGTCACTTTGAGGTTCTTCTCGACCCCAAGATGCTGGAGACTGTCATCTCTGATAACTCTCGCATGGGTCTCATGGCTGGCATGACCATCAAGGGTAACCAACTTGAGGGTGCCGCGACCCCCTACGACACAGGCTCACCTATGGCTGATAACGGCTACCTTGGCGGGTCTTACTCCCCAACCATGGGTAACTTCTCCCCTATTGTGGGCAATGAATCCGGTGGCCCGCCTGGGTTCGCATCTGAatacggtggtggtgggtatggTTCCAGCTCGGTCAACCCGTATGCTACAAGCCCTGGGCGACCTACGAGTCCCTTCACTACCTCCCCGACGTCGCCTTTCAGCTACGGTTACTCCCCGACGTCGCCTGCTGCTGGGTATtcccccacctctccgcTCATCGACGCCGGTGGTCGGTTTGCTTCGAGCCCTCAGTTCAGCCCGTCCTCGCCGTCTTTCTCGCCAACGTCGCCTATGCTTCGTCCTGGGAGCCCAACAAGCCCCAGCTACAGCCCGACTTCGCCGAGCTATTCTCCTGCGTCTCCGGCTGCCACCCGTCACTACTCCCCGACATCGCCCGCGCAGTTCCAGTCACCGACCTCGCCGTCGTACTCGCCGACGAGTCCGAGCTACAGCCCAGCGTCCCCTGCGTTCCAGGCCACGTCGCCATCATACTCGCCGGCGTCGCCCAACTGGTCGCCCACGTCGCCAGATGCTTACTCGCCGACAAGCCCCACCTTCCAGCGCTCTCCCGGGCAGCAAATGTCTCCAACCAGCCCTGGGTATTCACCAACGTCTCCTAGCTTCTCTCCCAGAACGCCGGGTCGCGCCGcgggcagtggtggtgatcaata CTCGCCTACCTCCCCCACGAATGACTGA